A window of the Salvelinus alpinus chromosome 3, SLU_Salpinus.1, whole genome shotgun sequence genome harbors these coding sequences:
- the LOC139570790 gene encoding ubiquitin carboxyl-terminal hydrolase 54-like isoform X4 yields the protein MSWKRNYFASGSGGLQGIFTPRTMTSIAPSKGLSNEPGQNSCFLNSALQVLWHLDIFRRSFRQLTTHKCMEDSCIFCALKSIFAQFQFSSEKVLPSDALRSALAKTFQDEQRFQLGIMDDAAECFENILMRIHFHISDETKEDICTAKHCIPHQKFAMTLFEQCVCSSCGASSDPLPFIQMVHYISTTSLCNQAVRMLECRDKPTPDMFGELLRNASTMEDLRNCPSNCGEKLRIRRVLMNSPEIITIGLVWDSDHSDLAEDVIHSLGTCLRLGDLFYRVTDDKAKQAELYLVGMVCYYGKHYSTFFFQTKIRKWMYFDDAHVKEIGPKWKDVVSRCIKGHYQPLLLLYADPRGTPVSVQDLPSRLDLHHFNRSYYDSEDSGREPSISSDTRTDSSTDSYSYKHSHSHHESMASYFSSDSQGTVICNPDNDSASRSSLETTGQVTDSGPVQCHSLRKGGTVDRKGGASDRKRSSSRPRRLEERSRGSKTDEASSAGYHSEGETLKEQQAPRTAPKSSSSSRLRDFKETMSNIIHSRPLSASSSGSGALGGLGAESGATTKARDWEADSTSSESKSSSSGGRYRPAWRPRREALNIDSIFSRERRRQAGYSPLGATLPEDSGAPAEGPTGSVTGQGQGPFGNMASSWTLPTTRGHNMEQQPPRLIQRMESGYESSERNSNSPVSLDMPLSEGLNAANTHRDTGLKKPSSSSSGPSWRTVPKSKSSSALLQDVKASCRGNSHTSLAGEGRSELDELQEEVARRAREQELQRRKEKEKEAALGFNPRPSKFMDLDELQNQGKGDGYERCVSDAELLLDQSLRLEQAGEVAAALSVVNEAVLNSLSQSKYC from the exons AGTATCTTTGCTCAGTTCCAGTTCAGCAGTGAGAAGGTGCTGCCGTCTGACGCGCTCCGCAGCGCCCTGGCCAAGACCTTCCAGGACGAACAGCGCTTCCAGCTGGGCATCATGGACGACGCTGCAGAGTGCTTC GAGAACATCCTAATGCGGATTCATTTCCACATCTCAGACGAGACCAAAGAGGACATCTGCACAGCCAAGCACTGCATCCCACACCAGAAGTTTGCCATGACGCTTTTCGAACAG TGTGTGTGCAGCAGCTGTGGGGCCTCCTCTGACCCACTGCCATTCATTCAAATGGTGCACTACATCTCCACCACATCCCTCTG TAACCAGGCGGTGAGGATGCTGGAGTGTAGAGACAAACCCACACCAGACATGTTTGGAGAGCTGCTCCGCAACGCCAGCACTATGGAAGACCTACGCAACTGTCCG agtAACTGTGGGGAGAAGCTGCGTATTCGTCGGGTACTTATGAACTCGCCAGAGATCATCACCATAGGTCTGGTGTGGGACTCTGACCACTCAGACCTGGCAGAGGACGTCATCCACAGCCTGGGCACTTGCCTGCGCCTGGGGGAT CTCTTCTACAGAGTAACAGACGATAAGGCCAAGCAGGCAGAGCTCTACCTGGTGGGCATGGTGTGTTACTACGGCAAGCACTACTCCACCTTCTTCTTCCAGACCAAGATACGCAAGTGGATGTACTTTGACGACGCACATGTCaaagag ATCGGGCCCAAGTGGAAGGACGTTGTGTCTCGGTGCATCAAGGGCCACTACCAGCCCCTGCTACTGCTCTACGCTGACCCCCGGGGGACGCCCGTGTCAGTGCAGGACCTGCCCTCCCGCTTGGACCTGCACCACTTCAACAGGTCATACTACGACAGTGAGGACTCGG GCCGCGAGCCGTCCATCTCCAGTGACACACGCACCGACTCGTCGACAGACAGTTACTCCTACAAGCACTCCCACTCCCACCATGAGTCCATGGCCAGCTACTTCTCCTCCGATTCCCAGGGAACCGTCATCTGTAACCCAGACAACGACTCAGCCTCCCGCAGCAGCCTGGAGACCACAG GCCAAGTGACGGACAGTGGGCCAGTGCAGTGCCACTCTCTGAGGAAAGGCGGAACAGTGGACAGGAAGGGCGGGGCCAGTGACAGGAAGCGGAGCTCTAGTCGTCCGAGGCGACTTGAGGAGAGGAGCCGGGGCTCTAAGACTGACGAAGCCTCGTCGGCAGGTTACCACAGCGAGG GGGAGACTCTGAAGGAGCAACAAGCACCTCGCACCGCACCCAAGTCCTCCTCTTCCAGTCGACTGAGGGATTTCAAGGAGACCATGAGCAACATCATCCACAGTCGCCCCCTCTCCGCCTCCTCCTCGGGCTCCGGGGCCCTTGGGGGTCTAGGGGCCGAGTCAGGGGCCACCACCAAGGCCAGAGACTGGGAGGCCGACAGCACCAGCAGTGAGTCCAAGTCCAGCTCCTCCGGGGGACGATACAGACCGGCCTGGAGGCCCCGGAGAGAGGCCCTCAATATAGACAGTATCTTCAGTAGGGAGAGACGTAGACAGGCTGGGTATAGTCCCCTAGGGGCCACTCTGCCTGAAGACAGTGGGGCCCCAGCCGAGGGCCCCACAGGGTCAGTCACTGGACAAGGACAGGGGCCCTTTGGTAATATGGCCTCCTCCTGGACCCTGCCAACCACCAGGGGCCATAACATGGAGCAGCAGCCCCCCAGGCTCATCCAGAGGATGGAGAGTGGCTATGAGAGCAGCGAGAGGAACAGTAACAGTCCTGTTAGCCTGGACATGCCTCTCAGCGAGGGACTCAATGCTGCTAATACACATAG ggacACCGGTCTGAAGAAGCCTTCCAGCTCCAGCTCAGGTCCATCATGGCGCACCGTGCCCAAGTCTAAGAGCAGCAGTGCTCTCCTGCAGGACGTCAAGGCTTCATGCAGGGGCAACAGCCACACAAGCCTGG CGGGAGAAGGCCGCAGCGAACTGGACGAGCTGCAGGAGGAGGTGGCCAGGCGAGCGAGGGAGCAGGAGTtacagaggaggaaggagaaggaaaAGGAGGCCGCCTTGGGGTTCAACCCCAGACCCAGCAAGTTCATGGACCTGGACGAGCTACAGAACCAGG GCAAAGGGGACGGCTATGAACGGTGCGTGTCGGACGCTGAGCTACTGCTAGACCAGTCTCTGCGACTGGAGCAGGCTGGCGAGGTGGCCGCCGCTCTGTCTGTGGTTAATGAAGCTGTAT TGAACAGCCTGTCCCAATCCAAATACTGTTGA